The genomic DNA CACtttgtctctctgcctcttccAGTACGAGGACGAAGCCGACTTGTGGCTGATGATGCAGGCAGGCTGCAGACGTCATCACTTCCCTCGGGAAGAAGGCCTATTTTTACCACTGGGCACAAAGTATACCAAGCTGCCCAACATATTTATGGAACCGCATCTAATCCCAGCCTGCCAGGAAAACATCTCCACCCACgctctgcatctctctctccattcatcGCAAAGAAACACTGTTCCACTCCTTCCAACGCATATTTTTATCCCTTGAATTGAGATGACAGCTcttgtgaaggttttttttaaatattgttttgttttttgtgcagtgtttTATCTGTGATGCTGTATTTATCACCAAAGGGAAACTCCACACTCATACTCACGCTCCACAGTGAGGTCCGAGGTCAGTGGTCATCCAAGGAGTTCCAGCTTCAGAGCTTGCAGAGATTCACAGTTTTGCTCGTAGGCGCTTCGACTGAGCAGTTACCTGTAGTCCCAGGGAGAAATAACAGAGAAGGAAGTAAGCAGCACATCCCCGACAGGTTTCTGAACACTCATTTTGAAAGCATGGAACAGTGTTGACAGTTAAAGGGGGAACTGCCAAAATGAGGTAAAGTAAAAAGACAGTGgaacaataaaatgtacaaagcCAATACAACCAAACCACAGATCAAAAACTGTAAATGGCATTCAGTCAAAGCATCTGCAAAGTTATCTTTTTAAGTACATTCTATGTTTCTGATGAAGATTAAGTGTGCCGAGGCTTTGCCTTCTTTCCACAGGCTTcagatatttacacattttgtgaCATAAAATATGTCACTAAATGTCCTATAATTTAATTATAACACACTTATATGTCTTGAAAACGGTGGTTGCTAACACACTGCTGACTGAGACTAAAGAAGACGGCTAATAGAGCCATGACCTATCAAGCTAATGGTAGCCAGCTACAGCCAAGGATggctagcaaagagcagcagttgtcaattacttttgaattctggccaaaTTCAACAAATGTATACTTTCACTGAAGTTAGCAATTAAGTATTAAAAGTCTAATGTTTGCCTCTGAATGGTAGCTAGTTGAGTATTTTATAATGGAGCTCATTGTATAAATACTCAAGTATAGTAAAGTAAAGTCAAAATTGTTCTTGAGAAGTTTAAGCTACTTAAATGTCCTTTCTACTTTTAGATGCTGCTACTGGTAATAGTAACTGTATCAAGTAATGTAAGCTAAAGCTAGCAAACTATCTAACTAGCTACTCCAAAGGCAAGCTAACAACTGTAACTCAACCACTCAACCCAGTGGGTGGGTAACATTTAGCTGAGGTAATTGGCTAGTTAGCAACGATAAGAAGTGCTCAATAAAAACGATAAATACCTGCAAATAAAATATCCTTCAGTTTCATGGCCACTTAAGCAGTTTGTGTGTTCCTGTTCCAAGCTAACAGTGAGTGCCGTCAACCTGGTGTGCAGAGTATGGCTAAGGCCTGTACACAAATGGAAACAGGACACAAAGACTGAAAGTAATTATATCATAAAGGTATTAGAAAAATTCACTGTTGATGAGCTGCAACAGAGCTAGAAgacatactgttttttttttttttaattgagtaATAGTAGCACAGTAAAAGtcctgttttactgttttgattttacatttaaaaaaaatctcttgaTTGATCTTGGTTGAAATAGCAGAACACAATTGAAAATATTTAATACGAAACAGATATATTTTGGAAACCTTGTGTATGTTTTATGTATCTGGTGGCCTTTCACTAGTAATTGAATAGCTtatagtgtttttgtttttgttttttccgtaaacttttgtttttacagttacGGTTGCTCTCTCCACCTGCCCTGTACTTATATTTTGAGGGTAATTTACTTGCCCCCAAAAAcaagataagaaaaaaacacactaaagaAATGTTAAGGTAAGACTgtgagcatttttcttttttccaatttctatatacagtatatcaagATAATATCATAATCGTGAATTTGTTTGGCCATGATAATCATGTATCAAATATCTGATTCGTGACATTACTAGGTCAAAGAAGCAGTAATACTGTCATCAACAATTATATCAGgttaattttgacttttatataaaccaaaaacaacagTGGTCCTATGATCGATCCCTGGGGCACAACATTATACAGTACAGGAATTTTGAACTGATGAGTAAGACTGTAAAGTCTACAGACAGAACAGTACTGAATACTTCACATCATACATCTACATCCACAAATGCCAGTCTGTGATCAAGTCAGAGTCTTTGGGCTGTGGGAGGAAGCCTACACAGACATGTGGAGAaggaaaatgcagaaaataacAGGCTCCGATATTGAAACCTACTTTTCTTGCTGTCAGGTGGCAGTATCAACCACTGAGCTACCCACTGTAgcacccagcagcagcagcaggagagttTCTGTCCGGACGAGGAAGATCAACCTATTGTCCTGCCATACTCACTGAAGAGGTTTCTTTATCTTTCAACATATTCCAGATACGGTGTATAACAGACAATTAAATCCTGTCCTCTGCAGAAATTAAAAGTCTGACTTTGTGGAAATATTTAGCATAATATCAAACACTTAGCCTGAGGAGTGACATTAAAATTGCATGAGACTGTTCGAAACATTTTCCGCAAAATGTAACGTGATTTGCATTTTTTCCCTTCAGAGCCTGGTTggaaaatgaatggaaaaaaacaatttaggTAAATGAGACATTGCTGAACACGATCATTACTATTGTTTTATGTGGGGAGAAATTACATGAAATCGTACTGGTTTTGTAAGACTGTTGTAGTggtaaaatgataataaatacaaaaacattttgaaattacaataattattagtattatacaaaataacaaaagagaAGTAATAGTGTGAATTTGGtgtaaatgattaataaaaaatacatgcaGTACTATAACATATTCTGGAAGAAAATATGAGTCaaatatcagatactttcatCTGTGTTTCTACAACAGCTAATGTTTAACCATGAAAAGGTGTAGGCCTCAGGATGTGTGGTTAAAGTGTGCAAaattgtgggtgtgtttgtgtgcaaacCAACAttttgcacatacacacacacacacacacatacgtaaacacacaacatttcGCTCATGGGGTTCCTACGTCCTCCATGAGTGTGGAACTTCACCCACACTTTGAAACTACGTCAATCAGACCCAGTGGAGCAGTTTAGTGGGACTCACACAAGTGTATGTGTATTATTGAATTGTTAAATACCTTAtttaccaaacaaaaaaatatatgtctTAATCTCAAAGTATCACTGAAATGAATATAATCCTAACAACACATCAAACAAAAATCCATTcatgtccctttaacaagatgataaaaccaggaaaaaaaagttgtcagtcaacatttctgcaaaccgcaGATAAATCCAAGGTTTGACATTTGAACCAAACCTTATTAGCCACCTTTCACATCCTGAAGTGGAGGTGATGTTGGTTGTGTCAAGTCACGCCACTAGATATTTTTGAGGAAACCTGTGGACATTTCCAGCCTTTTCTGTGGCATCGAAACTGTATATTTTTCAAGGGAAGCCAGATCATCTCTGTCTAGAATCGTGGCGACtcaaacaggtgttttaagcCTAAACATTTTTTACTCCTAACCCTATCTGAGTGGTCTTTGTGTTGAAATATAACCAGAGCATAaacacagcattgtgacaagagTAAAATAGAAAACTCGACCTACAAAAACTGAAACTTTTTCAAGAAACGTAGTTAGCGCAACAGAACTTCTGGCAATTAGGTTGAAAAGTCCATACTGCTGacactctcctccctccattgaaACATAGAACCaattcacatttaacatttgaaattTTGGCTTGCCCTTTTTTATGACTTTGTCTGTGGCTCAAAAGGTTTGAAAACCACTGCTCTAAACTTGGAATGATCACGTGTGAAAGACATGTAAGTTCTGGTAAATGAGATGTAAGATAAGGTGCCGTTTgatatctgttttattttgagccCACATGCCCACAGAGAGTCACATACCTGCCACTCGGGCACTGTGACATTTTTGCAGAGGATCAAGACTCAACATTTATCTAGTAAACATCTTTGAAAAAATGCCTTATTCAGTATTTTCATACGTCCATGTACACTTGCCAGATCAGTTGCGAGTAAAAACTGCCAAACTCTTCACTTGTGTGTTCGACCCTCACAGGAAATTCACAAGAAATTCATAGATGTGAAGATGAAAGTAAGCCAACCGTTAAAGTTTCTGTCTCACATCAGAAGATGGACGCTTGTTTCTATTAATACCTTCAAAGGGCCTCAAGCACGATCCACACATTAACCACATGTTGCTCAGTACAGCACAAAACGTTCCTGATCTCTTTTGGGCTTTGGTACAGCGGAAGTTGAACCGTTCCAGCCCATGCCAAACATTCCTGACAGCTCATCCCTGTCCGCCTTGGCTTGCAGTGTTAACCCACAATCACCGATAAAAAATGATTGCCGGAGGCCAAAGTCCACTCTTCACGTCATGTTGATTCTCGTTCAAAGTATTTCGACTATTTAGCTGTCATATGATACATAATTACATTATGACACACTACTGGGCTATTTAGTGTTTTGTATGTAGAACATTTCTGAATATCATGTCAGGTATATTCACCCCAACAGGCCAACAAAATCACAAGCATAAATGTTGGCATCGTACATTTCTACAAACaatggatatgttgaaacttgacatttctttATGATTTACGTTTCTGTAggttcattttctgttttatgttgtgacaaagCAGTGCTTATGGtcgggttaggtttaggcacaaaaaacacacggTTAGGGTaggaaaatattgtgtttttgcttgaaaTACCTGTatttgtctccacaaacacatgGATTTGTCACCATTAGTAAGGCTGGAAATTGTCTTGAGGTTTCTTAAAATGATCTGGTGGTTTCAAGATCTGCGGACCCGAGACAACTGACCTGATGTCTGCCCTGTGTCGGCAGCCCTGGTCATTAAGGAAACATGGAGTTTTTGAGTGATTTCCTACCTGATAAGCAGTACATGGTCATTCTAGTGTCACCTTTTAAAGATTTATGGTGGGTCGTCTAGAGTTTTGGTGGCATTGTCAGTGGTCAGCTGGTCTATATGATGCATTACAATGATATTCAGCACAGACAttcttgttccccagaggatgactCTTGTAGAGCCCCTGATTTTTCATCTGGAGATGTACTTGCTGTTGATCCATACGTTCTGCTTATCCAGTAAATATCTCTATCAGGAAAGTCAATTTTTTAATTGTTACTTTGCTGTCTGCTGGCGTTTCATGAGTccagtttacagttttattctTAAATTTAGTTGTTGTGCTTGGAAATTTAAATTAAAGTCCATTGTACATTTAGTGTTGTCCTCATTTCTGCTTTCTTCCAGTCCATTTTGCACTTcacaatcccctccctcctctctacgtcaccacaCTGGCACAACTCCTGGTTTTCTCTCAAAGCAccaatttcttttcttcaagcaTTTTTCCTCCCTTAACCAGTTTGGTAGTATAAGCCGTCACCAGGAACACTGGAGTTGGTAGTTGTCCCAGTTGCACCGTGAACGTGAACCTCCTATTAAACAGGAGGTTCACGCTCTCAATGCGTTCCtcgagcagacaggaccgcctctttatggagttctctgtcctgattggagaAAATTGGGCatggataccagaaaatgttttttctcttttactgcatcaggaggagagacatgggtcTATAACATTTATAAAAGTGATTACGGCATTCTCAATGACAAAATCCAAATTGGATTTTAGCATTTTGAATTTCAGATTCGTCACACGAAAGAAAAATCTGAATTCAATTTGAATACATTCTACATTCGttacagtcatttttttcactGGAAGTATTATCTAATGTACACTTGCTATTTGAAAAAGGGATAATGCTAAATAAATTGATTACAAGACTAGATTTCTAGAAATTGGGGAAATTCTTTGACCTGACAAGTACAATATCTAAAGAGCAAATTCAACATTTATGGACAATGGTTAAATGAGAGGGCGCAAAACTTCAGTAGCAGAAACTAAAAAACTGTCTTATCtccaaatgtcacattttgtacattttggttGTGATAAAGGGaaagagaatgaaagaaagtCCTGTGTGTGCGTTACATCGTTTTCCAGCTacccttttctttccttcagtctCAACACCCCCACTCTCACTACTCTGATATTCAGACAAAAATATCTCTCCTCTGTTGGTTTACCCCaacccttcacacacacacacacacacacacacacacacacacacacacacacaggcacacacacacatacacacacacacacacacatacacacacacacacacacacacacacacacaaacacaggcacacacacacacacacacatgcacacacacacacacacaaacacacacacacacacctccatttCCGCTCTACCGTTAAGAGATCTGACATCACAGGGTTTTATCATGTGATCCACCCACACAAAGCTTTGCACTGATGGATGGGGCCTACCTGTGACGCACATACCCCCTCTGTGTAACCCTTTACAGTCCAGAGCCACTGTTTGATGAAGGACACAAGAGACACGATATTTAGCTCCATATACTTTTTGGGTTTtgattcattattaaatatttgcCTTAATAAATTGATTGTCTGCTGTTTGCATCTGTGTATTTATGAAAAGGAGCAAAAATCATATGAGAAAGGAGGAAACCAAACACAGACTTCTGCAATTATCAGGAATATAATGATTTCAATACCTGAGGACAGTTTTAGAACAGTAATTCTAAGTATATTTACTGCCGCTTGAAGTACACAGACGTGGTATGCAGGTGTACAAAAGTGAGTGCTGTATGAATGATAGCAGCACTGGTCAGAAAACATTGTAAGATTATTCAGTGAAATTAGTTTATTGGATGTGGGAGGAGGTGATatcatggaaataaaaaataaaaatgctcttATAAGAGAGGTGGTAAAAAGGCTAAACTAAAATGCTGTAAGTAAAATGggcaacaaaagcaaagtaaaaTCTGTAATGCAAAATGTAAACTCTTGGGTTGCAATTTAAATTATCATGTGACTTTTTCATCAGATGGCTGTGTTGTGTGCGAGACCAACTCAGAGACATCTTGAAAGCTTTTAACTGACCAGAGGAAGTGTTGAAATCAGATGGGTTTCAGATTCAACTTCTCCTAATTCTGCCGTGCAAGAATACAACTAATGTCTCAGCAGAAGTACGCGGCAGGATGTCAACTGTTTTCTTAGCTTCATGTCCAAAATTATGCAAGACGACGCTTCCATTGTATCTTCCTGTTTGGTAACAATAACACTTAATTTACATATTAATGATACTGgggtgaaaatgtaaacaacacaAGTACCAGTCAATAATCACCATGACATCAAACCTCGACGTACCACCTCAGTGTTTGTagtttctccttcctctccatgGCAATAGAGCTGCTACCAAAGATCATCTATTGATAAAATGAGCCACTCTGTTGAAGCCCTAAGCAGCATAGCAGTTTACAAAATTTTAACACAAGAAGGACCTTTTACTGTTCTTTCCTGGAGCTTTCATCAACTTCTCATAGTCTTATTCAGATGCTCCGGTATTACAGAAGGGTGTGTACCTATAACTATAATCAAGCAAGAGCATGTGTGTCATCTGTCAGTACCTTTAACATACAGAGAGGCATAACAATCTTCATACTAGTTGTTTATCAAGGAAAATAATTGGAGATTAGGACTTAGCTAGTGTATGTTACTTAAAAAGAGGTAATATTTGGCTAAATAGAGTTGCTGTGTTTTGGGAAAACCCACAAAAACAACCCATCTCTCAGCCAGTGGTTGAAAGGAAAATTAAGCTTCCTTTCTGAGGAAAACAATCAACATTTGCAATCCAGGAAAAACCCAAACACTTTGAACGGATGTTGATGGTCATTCACAGACTTGCATTCATATAGCATAATGGATTCCCTTATTCCTAGTGTATAATCAGTGTGTAAGTGCAGACAAATAATGTTGTTGATCATGTTTGAATTGTGCCGTGaattacacatatgatgtttgtggCTATAATTTTTCTGGTCAttaaagtcacagtttgtcataaaactactGAATTATGAGTCAGACAACAGTGGCGTTAGTCACATTGTCTTGTTGAACTTTCAACAAACCCGTAACTTAAGCAATTTAAAGCTGGTCCTTTACATTAGCAGTTCACAGAACTAactctttaatacattttctgtgaCGAGTTTACTTAATTTATGACAAACCGTGACAAAACCTCACACATGTGTTTCATGGTCGAAATCATCTTTCTCAATTCACTATCATACaatatttttctgaaataaggtcaaTTCACCGGAAGGGCTGTGAGTCTGCTTTCTATAGGCCTACAATACACAAATATTCTAATTAAttgaaacaaagttaaaaagtaGTTTGTAGTCCTAAACCCGGAAATCAGTAAACATTTTTGCACATCCGGGTCCCTCGTCTCTACTTAGTGCTGCTGATGTTAAAGTAACGTGACCACAATGCAGTCTGTTTATAACGTCAGATTAGTTTTTTACTTCTAGAGATTTACGCTTAAAGAAATCACAAAAGTGGTTTTAAAAGTTCATCtatgaagattatcttgctggaCAAAACATGCAAGTATTTATTACAGAGCTTTTTTTTCAGCAATATTTGAAAATCCAATGGAAAAATCCCTTTGGCTTTTTGTTGAGGGGCCCAGACGACTCAAAGTAATCTCATGACGCTTTACTTTTTTAATCAACtttatagaaaaaaatcaaatataatacAAACTCATCAGATGGACAAGTACTAAATATAAAGGAACAGAAACAACAAGACATTATCATAAATCATTATTGCAAATTGAATCTGTAAGgtaaaagagaggagaaagaaaaggtacaaaacaacacattattcTTGTTAGAAAAGATCTTCGTACAACTTAATGGGTTTTGTTACCTTTCTGAGTGTCAATCAGTGCCAGACTTTTAATATATTCTTAAAATTCACACAGTAAATAAAGATTCTGGTTCACCACTTccgggttagcctacaaaaatacatcatcgctaaaaaaaattaaataaatacatttaatccATGGGCACCGCAAAGCTGCACATAGTGAAACCTCCCTCTCGTCTGCGCCTCTTTGATCGGcgttattaaaataaaagtgtggAAAACGTCATTTCTGCCCAGTGCGCGTGCTCTGATGTGACATAATGGAACGTGCGAGCCTAGAAAAGCTCGAGGCGGCGCGAGCGGGCACACACAGTACAGTCAGGTCCGAGCAGCAGGCGGAGGTGTTCAAACATTAATGAGGCTGGACATAATTCATTGAACCGCGCCGTTCGTTCCTCTGAGGTTATGGGCACGGCTCCGTTCTGAGGGAGCGCCGAACACGTCGACTAGTCATTTCGAAAAACGGAAATAATGATGAAGAAGGATATTAACTTGAGCCTGGCGGACGACGCTGACCTCAAGCCGCATCTCCGCGACGCCGAGAGCCTCCTCAGCTCCCCGGACCTGGGGCTGCTCAAACTGGCCTCCCCGGAGCTGGAGCGGCTCATCATCCAGTCCAACGGGATGGTCACGACGACGCCCACCAGCTCCCAGTTCCTCTACCCGAAGACGGTGACGGACGAGCAGGAGTTCGCCGAGGGCTTCGTCAAGGCGCTGGAGGACCTGCACAAGCAGAACCAGCTGAGCGGAGCCGTTCAGACGAACAGCAGCCTGGACCTGGGCGCCAACATCGCCCCGGTCACCGTGCAGCCGGATCTACCGGTGTACACGAACTTGAGCAGTTACGGCAGCGGGCCGCTGGAAACCACCGTCAACTACTCCACAGACACCGTCCCTTTCCCGCCTCCTCCGTCGCATCATTTGGGGGCAGCCCCGCCGCAGCCCGAGCTCTCTCGGGTCCAGCCGCTGAAGGAGGAGCCTCAGACGGTCCCCGACGTGCAGAGCTTCGGGGACAGTCCGCCGCTGTCTCCCATCGACATTGACTCACAGGAGCGCATGAAAGCCGAGAGGAAGAGGCTGCGCAACCGGATTGCAGCCTCCAAGTGTCGGATGCGCAAACTGGAGCGGATCTCCAGGCTGGAGGACAAGGTCAAAACGCTGAAGAACCACAACGTCGATCTGGCCTCAACGGCGAGCCTGCTGAGGGAGCAAGTGTCCCAGCTGAAGCAGAAAGTCCTCACCCATGTCAACAGCGGCTGCCAGCTGCTGCCACACGAAGTCCAGGTCCACTAGTCTGAGGACATGACCTGCAGTTGGGCTACTGACCAGCATATAAGCTTCATGGACTTTGTTAATGTTGGTTTTTCTGTATGTAGCCCAGATATGTGCCGTCCCTAGGGGAATGATTGCCAGGCCGCGTAGGCCAAACTGTACATTAATAATGGTCTGTTTAAATTGCTCTGAACATCAGCTAAGATATCATCATACCTGGTAGA from Sparus aurata chromosome 11, fSpaAur1.1, whole genome shotgun sequence includes the following:
- the LOC115592014 gene encoding transcription factor jun-D-like, yielding MMKKDINLSLADDADLKPHLRDAESLLSSPDLGLLKLASPELERLIIQSNGMVTTTPTSSQFLYPKTVTDEQEFAEGFVKALEDLHKQNQLSGAVQTNSSLDLGANIAPVTVQPDLPVYTNLSSYGSGPLETTVNYSTDTVPFPPPPSHHLGAAPPQPELSRVQPLKEEPQTVPDVQSFGDSPPLSPIDIDSQERMKAERKRLRNRIAASKCRMRKLERISRLEDKVKTLKNHNVDLASTASLLREQVSQLKQKVLTHVNSGCQLLPHEVQVH